A window of the Enterobacteriaceae bacterium 4M9 genome harbors these coding sequences:
- a CDS encoding LysR family transcriptional regulator, with protein MPIDNDITFRKLTVFTTFMEKENIARTGEALGLSSVSVHRALHSLEDEIRCPLFTHKGRNLVALPAAHTLLKYATEAMDAMARGIEETRRAGGVGLGRLRIGTLYSLTLETVPQLIMGMKLRRPEVELDLTMGSNQALLTMLDDGTLDAILISISESEIDRSRLEVLPLFEDDICLAAPASVALDNTVPADLRDFSDHKFVSLAEGFATYAGFQEAFHIAGFEPQIVMRVNDIFSMLSLVQAGVGMTLMPGRMKKVYGNDVQLLKLAQPYQMRQLIAIVFPRNREHDPNLLALAAEGRMYALRRVEGG; from the coding sequence ATGCCCATCGACAACGACATCACCTTTCGTAAACTCACGGTGTTCACCACGTTTATGGAAAAAGAGAACATTGCCCGTACCGGTGAAGCTTTGGGGTTAAGCAGTGTCAGCGTGCACCGCGCGCTGCATTCCCTTGAAGATGAAATTCGCTGCCCGCTGTTTACCCATAAAGGTCGTAATCTGGTGGCACTCCCGGCGGCCCATACGCTACTGAAATACGCAACAGAAGCGATGGATGCTATGGCGCGCGGTATAGAAGAGACCCGGCGTGCCGGGGGGGTTGGCCTTGGGCGACTGCGCATCGGTACGCTGTATTCACTTACGCTCGAAACCGTGCCACAGCTGATCATGGGCATGAAGCTCAGGCGCCCGGAGGTGGAACTCGACCTGACGATGGGTTCAAACCAGGCACTGCTGACCATGCTCGACGACGGTACGCTGGATGCCATTCTGATTTCCATTTCGGAAAGTGAAATCGACCGCAGCCGCCTCGAAGTGCTGCCGCTGTTTGAAGATGATATTTGCCTGGCGGCCCCCGCCAGCGTTGCCCTGGATAACACCGTACCGGCGGACCTGCGAGATTTCAGCGACCATAAGTTTGTCTCACTGGCAGAAGGGTTCGCCACCTACGCCGGTTTCCAGGAAGCGTTCCACATCGCCGGTTTTGAGCCGCAGATCGTGATGCGGGTTAATGATATTTTCTCTATGTTGAGTCTGGTGCAGGCAGGCGTGGGCATGACGCTGATGCCCGGGCGCATGAAAAAAGTCTACGGTAATGACGTGCAATTGCTTAAGTTGGCGCAGCCCTATCAGATGCGACAGCTCATCGCGATTGTGTTCCCACGTAACCGCGAACATGACCCGAACCTGCTGGCGCTGGCCGCCGAGGGCCGGATGTATGCCCTGAGGCGTGTTGAAGGAGGGTAA
- a CDS encoding glycine dehydrogenase, with protein MIEETGDKVALTAQLGEQMLAWTKALLAEQGITPNDVQEQMLSSHVRAMAHRSVTGEPLPEVDFSLFEEISQHSMELAKKVVDQFGNLPVEESWLLSVHFEVAKDNL; from the coding sequence ATGATTGAGGAAACGGGCGATAAAGTAGCGCTGACCGCGCAGCTTGGCGAGCAGATGCTGGCCTGGACTAAGGCGCTACTGGCAGAGCAGGGCATTACACCAAATGACGTTCAGGAGCAGATGCTGAGTTCTCACGTGCGGGCGATGGCCCATCGGTCTGTGACCGGCGAGCCGCTGCCAGAGGTGGATTTCAGCCTGTTTGAGGAAATCTCGCAACACTCGATGGAACTGGCGAAAAAAGTCGTTGACCAGTTTGGCAACCTGCCGGTTGAAGAATCCTGGCTGCTGTCGGTGCATTTCGAAGTGGCGAAAGACAATCTTTAA